Proteins co-encoded in one Daphnia carinata strain CSIRO-1 chromosome 3, CSIRO_AGI_Dcar_HiC_V3, whole genome shotgun sequence genomic window:
- the LOC130693787 gene encoding autophagy-related protein 2 homolog A-like isoform X2: protein MPWYFPWSEAIKRRACRYLLQHYLGRFLDTKLGLDQLSVDLYKGTGCVKDVNLDVEALNDLSEEQGFPLEFLDGSISEVSVSVPWSVLLSESSSVEIKGLCLVVRPKQQCKNAFMWESMINSMIMTTSMQLAEECLKENEGESFDESQTTFEGLELFAQTLETVLARIKVRVIDTVIRLEYVPLSSLSGVGLKIHVKRMDYFDMAGQDQNIPDGHQVVNEKSAYATKKFRLEGVSIYSDEFAAKQTTQSRSCSSDNSSSSDSFPENGCDIKTPEQKVSDNLILCGKLSGRHEIAIRYKQCENLLGPKMELDVTLGSTVLFFSPRQFHSFHAIIQSLLLPALEINNKSKRNEKPMQLSDYRRIESELQQQIKQATLPSAPGESLNRKGWSTGYLDDSDEEFHAFEPSPVGKMDNYVVPTIQQPKDSPSCENNGCTESPSVRHSNHSKANSHFSENGCTLEGDNASVRMRFSVKLGSLVILLLHEDIFACNSTTGQLTAPSVDEMRSLANFFFGQVGLLPLVGAGIKDLSVTKEKLDAACSKSHLRFILAPVSINGTEQVCTVGTTMDLNLTAAVAEILECLVEKSSLALNSGIDSFPIIRFLPYLDGCQTKPNLHLKFISHQPGRTLQKVRKPSMPEMHINIYFCPCEIEVDMSIVDRITSLLNRPSFLSSPKAKFNQMYQEKHISVDAVLDNDSLCQTNVGVSCPKLNVKLRFPIPDLRPVHDLQRNPWWRRCLRPDVLTIELQEVVLKTTFTPNETSTTVHLVCKEAIGSYQEKADEEAIKFLHTAAQDGDDVDIADGAGHYDLPRVTLIFRPSHTNGIELEDQDDNGRENDDDGDVMTMSTGEALLGITAEEPSPFSKQRRIHKGQNHRDEGAILDELVIPGDSEETAEFITLACKMCLTQIDISLPKASLLLPSKQFFETIYNRLSTDLCLWEPSAPEYFAFHGKPFHETQNVSNFSGLGSAVLQSPIPNMFIMCKSGVAYESDSESDEDGNGAAFTYMKNRQEHLNGKGKVKSSPSKMCVSVNIGKGSGTLFCHVKDSFEGESTTHHGEIQFCVENGRFFSVTGFKGDNQTGHICFHASKAFLSHNGYVLNSYEDLGDHPSSRLHQTSRVDQVIYPFPSDTRVGRDHVESGPMISLAIKIHNDTRQHVKTFKTAIAVQGGILRHRFGPSTQSWFNQLIDFLDVVDYPIAGYRTPTVITELHLNVSECGIDYRPLYLPARAFLNVGTVNVSSNIMALTNSSVLRFVVEDACLYLSNRVSYGTVNLQRDYVCVLEIDLIELSLRLREKQQETGDSSRNNFELPETKIPFFELQASLNLIRLRTCADSCRLLLDLMKYLAEDGDFDEKGIAMSEDSSESGLLLKSGSNSAVGGSLASLCEQEKESQVNDLMAEAMRDSTPVQQRQPHKLPPKDESVVNTTEVFFFPDENQIPIRNVNLMNYQKATCGNGHQDVPYDIAQQLMDEALDPACDDCPKTEEEFCILENDPGVGFTPRGGEPQVRQLMPASIQVVDGHFSPPIGKTDVLKAPKNFPVPVMRYVLSEMTLIWEIFGGQDFPKSASSSNASKPKFHKTVSFTKGKDSPEQVKFFPSVDGKNTSQPTGKRPNDWRRCQNMRGGYNRQQDVKLELQMNKVRLIHEVYPDDTFQASRQVLTIADIEIRDRLAESHINKLLYQYCCEARPRQAHANMILVKALHIRPDLHLPALECCLKVSILPLRLHLDQDTLVFMTDFFAAMSEVGCHDEEGGRSAMNGPIPVPIMGLATDVVSPGTYPREFTHQRESVSTVDCNDLSTSPPVYFRSFTFSPDVLIRFDYHGKGVDLSQGPSFSGLLVGLGQLNCSQLTLKRLSHRHGLLGIHKLIAFALNEWLMDIKKNQLPSIMAGVGPMHSIVQLVQGIRDLFWLPVEQFQKDGRIVRGLQRGANAFSTSAALAILELTSRVVQTLQSAAETAYDVVSPGPSVRRSRTGSRGRRRRQVQPVDIRDGVAKAYQVVKEGLGETAQTLVRVANEEAEQKGMTGAVGGVLRQIPPIVVKPIILATEATFNVIGGVQSQLMPDTRKEACDKWRRDD, encoded by the exons ATGCCTTGGTATTTTCCATGGTCTGAGGCAATCAAGAGAAGAGCATGCAGATATTTGCTGCAACATTATCTTGGACGATTCTTGGACACAAAACTAGGATTAGACCAGCTGAGTGTGGACCTATACAAAGGGACTGGTTGTGTGAAAGATGTAAATCTTGATGTAGAG GCACTAAATGATCTAAGTGAAGAACAAGGTTTTCCTCTAGAATTTTTAGATGGATCAATATCTGAAGTATCAGTTTCTGTTCCATGGTCAGTTTTACTTAGTGAAAGTAGTTCTGTGGAAATTAAAGGGCTTTGTCTCGTTGTACGCCCAAAACAACAATGCAAAAATG CTTTTATGTGGGAATCTATGATCAATAGCATGATCATGACCACAAGTATGCAGCTGGCAGAAGAATgcttgaaagaaaatgagggaGAATCTTTTGATGAATCTCAAACCACATTTGAAGGATTGGAGCTATTTGCCCAAACACTTGAAACAGTTCTAGCAAGAATCAAGGTCAGGGTTATTGACACTGTTATCAGATTGGAGTATGTCCCCCTAAGTTCATTGTCTGGAGTTGGCCTAAAAATCCATGTGAAAAG AATGGATTATTTCGATATGGCTGGGCAAGACCAAAATATTCCAGATGGTCACCAAGTTGTTAATGAAAAATCAGCGTATGCAACGAAAAAGTTCCGATTGGAGGGTGTATCAATATATTCGGATGAGTTTGCTGCGAAGCAGACAACACAATCAAGAAGTTGTTCATCTGATAATTCGTCATCTTCTGATTCATTCCCAGAAAATGGCTGTGATATTAAGACCCCAGAGCAAAAGGTTTCGGATAATTTAATTCTCTGTGGAAAACTTAGTGGCCGACATGAAATAGCCATACGATACAAGCAATGTGAAAATCTTCTTGGGCCTAAG ATGGAGTTGGACGTTACGCTGGGGTCAACTGTCCTATTTTTTTCACCTCGTCAGTTTCATTCCTTCCATGCCATTATCCAATCTTTGCTTCTACCAGCTCTTGAAATCAA CAACAAAAGCAAACGTAACGAAAAGCCAATGCAACTGTCCGATTACCGACGAATTGAAAGTGAGCTCcaacaacaaataaagcaaGCAACCTTACCAAGTGCTCCAGGGGAGTCACTCAATAGGAAAGGCTGGTCGACTGGATACTTGG ATGATAGCGATGAAGAATTTCATGCATTTGAGCCATCGCCTGTGGGAAAAATGGACAATTACGTGGTACCTACCATTCAGCAACCTAAAGATAGCCCATC ATGCGAAAATAACGGGTGCACTGAATCGCCGTCTGTGCGCCATTCGAACCATTCAAAAGCTAATAGTC atttttctgaaaatggaTGTACCCTGGAAGGAGACAACGCATCGGTACGGATGCGGTTTTCAGTGAAGTTGGGAAGTCTAGTGATTTTACTGTTGCACGAAGATATCTTCGCTTGCAATTCAACTACAGGCCAGCTAACAGCACCTTCTGTTGACGAGATGCGTTCATtggccaattttttctttggtcaAGTTGGATTGCTTCCTTTAGTTGGAGCCGGGATAAAGGATTTATCTGTCACTAAAGAAAAACTCGACGCAGCCTGTTCCAAAAGTCATCTACG ATTCATTCTGGCCCCTGTGAGTATCAATGGTACTGAACAGGTTTGTACTGTGGGCACTACCATGGATTTGAATCTGACAGCTGCGGTGGCCGAGATCTTAGAGTGTCTCGTCGAAAAATCTTCTTTGGCACTTAATTCTGGAATTGATTCTTTTCCC ATTATTCGCTTCCTTCCATATTTGGATGGATGCCAAACGAAGCCAAAtcttcatttgaaattcatatCCCATCAACCAGGGCGTACTTTGCAGAAAGTTCGGAAGCCTTCAATGCCCGAAATGCATATCAA TATCTACTTTTGCCCATGCGAGATTGAGGTCGATATGTCGATAGTTGATCGTATAACATCCCTCCTAAATCGGCCAAGTTTCCTAAGTAGTCCAAAAGCCAAATTCAATCAGATGTATCAG gagAAACACATCAGCGTTGATGCCGTATTGGACAACGATTCACTTTGTCAGACAAACGTCGGTGTATCGTGTCCAAAACTTAATGTAAAGTTGAG ATTTCCTATTCCGGATTTACGACCTGTTCATGATTTGCAACGGAACCCATGGTGGCGAAGGTGTCTTCGTCCGGATGTTTTAACTATCGAACTTCAGGAAGTTGTCTTGAAAACGACCTTCACCCCAAATGAAACGAGCACAACCGTTCACCTCGTGTGCAAGGAAGCCATTGGCAGTTATCAAGAAAAAGCGGACGAAGAAGCAATAAAATTTTTGCATACTGCGGCCCAAGACGGCGATGATGTAGATATAGCAGATGGAGCTGGTCATTATGACCTGCCTCGAGTAACATTAATTTTTCGACCCTCACACACCAATGGTATTGAATTAGAGGATCAAGACGACAATGGTCGGGAAAACGATGATGACGGGGACGTAATGACCATGTCGACAGGAGAGGCTTTACTCGGAATCACAGCTGAAGAACCGTCGCCCTTTAGTAAACAAAGGCGTATTCATAAAGGGCAAAATCATCGTGACGAAG GTGCGATTTTGGACGAGTTGGTCATCCCCGGAGACAGCGAAGAAACTGCAGAATTCATTACTTTGGCGTGCAAGATGTGCCTCACCCAGATCGACATTTCGCTCCCAAAGGCATCTTTACTGTTGCCGTCAAAACAATTCTTTGAGACAATCTACAACAGACTGTCTACTGATCTGTGCCTGTGGGAGCCATCAGCTCCTGAATATTTTGCCTTCCATGGAAAGCCTTTTCATGAAACACAGAACGTGTCGAATTTTAGTGGACTTGGCTCGGCTGTTCTGCAAAGCCCGATTCCAAATATGTTCATTATGTGCAAATCGGGAGTAGCCTACG AATCTGATTCGGAATCGGATGAAGATGGTAATGGAGCGGCTTTTACCTACATGAAAAACCGGCAAGAACACTTGAATGGCAAAGGAAAAGTGAAATCTTCACCTAGTAAAATGTGTGTTTCAGTCAATATCGGCAAAGGATCTGGGACACTGTTTTGCCACGTAAAG GATTCGTTTGAAGGCGAAAGTACAACGCATCACGGAGAAATCCAGTTCTGCGTTGAAAATGGaagatttttttctgtaaCCGGTTTTAAAGGAGATAATCAAACAGGACATATCTGTTTCCACGCTTCCAAAGCCTTTCTGTCACATAATG GCTATGTTCTAAATTCATACGAAGACCTTGGTGATCACCCAAGTTCGAGGTTGCACCAAACTAGCCGTGTCGATCAAGTAATTTATCCTTTCCCTAGCGACACAAGAGTTGGAAGAGACCACGTGGAAAGTGGACCAATGATTTCTTTGGCTATAAAAATTCATAATGATACTCGACAGCACGTAAAG ACCTTCAAAACTGCCATCGCCGTTCAAGGAGGCATTTTACGTCATCGGTTTGGTCCTTCCACTCAGAGCTGGTTCAACCAATTGATCGATTTCCTCGACGTGGTTGACTATCCTATAGCAGGCTATCGGACGCCTACTGTTATAACGGAGCTTCATCTTAACGTATCAGAATGTGGAATAGACTATAG GCCACTTTATTTACCTGCCAGAGCGTTCCTTAACGTTGGGACAGTAAACGTGTCAAGCAATATAATGGCACTTACCAATTCGTCTGTGCTACGTTTCGTTGTAGAAGACGCCTGCTTATACTTGTCAAATCGCGTAAGCTACGGGACGGTAAATCTTCAAAGGGATTACGTCTGTGTGCTCGAAATTGACTTAATCGAACTGTCGCTGAGACTGcgtgaaaaacaacaagaaacagGAGACTCATCTAGAAACAACTTTGAACTCCCGGAAACCAAAATACCTTTCTTTGAGTTGCAGGCGTCGTTAAACCTAATCCGTTTAAGAACTTGTGCCGATTCCTGCCGATTGCTACTTGATTTAATGAAGTATTTAGCGGAGGACGGTGATTTCGATGAGAAAGGAATCGCAATGTCGGAAGACTCAAGTGAAAGCGGTTTACTGCTAAAAAGTGGATCGAACAGTGCCGTAGGCGGCTCCTTGGCATCTCTCTgtgagcaagaaaaagaatcgCAGGTAAACGATCTCATGGCCGAGGCCATGCGAGATTCGACTCCTGTACAACAAAGACAACCTCATAAACTACCACCAAAAGACGAGTCTGTGGTCAACACGACGgaagttttcttctttcccgaTGAAAACCAAATTCCCATTCGAAATGTAAATCTTATGAATTATCAAAAAGCAACCTGTGGAAATGGTCACCAGGACGTACCATACGACATAGCTCAGCAACTTATGGACGAAGCGCTTGACCCAGCATGCGACGATTGCCCAAAAACGGAAGAAGAATTTTGTATCCTAGAAAATGATCCTGGCGTCGGATTTACG CCTCGAGGAGGTGAGCCACAGGTTCGTCAGTTAATGCCGGCTTCCATACAAGTTGTCGATGGCCATTTTTCGCCTCCCATTGGAAAAACTGACGTTCTTAAAGCCCCGAAGAACTTTCCTGTCCCCGTTATGCGATATGTGCTCAGTGAAATGACACTGATTTGGGAAATATTCGGTGGCCAAGATTTTCCGAAGTCTGCGTCGTCTTCCAATGCGAG TAAGCCTAAGTTTCACAAAACGGTTAGCTTCACGAAGGGAAAGGACAGCCCTGAACAGGTAAAATTTTTCCCATCGGTTGATGGTAAGAATACGTCTCAGCCTACTGGGAAACGTCCAAACGATTGGCGTAGATGTCAAAACATGAGAGGTGGTTATAACAGACAACAAGATGTTAAATTGGAGCTTCAAATGAATAAG GTGCGACTTATCCATGAAGTTTACCCTGACGATACGTTCCAAGCCTCCCGTCAAGTCTTGACAATAGCTGATATAGAAATTAGAGATCGCCTCGCTGAATCACACATTAATAAACTGTTGTATCAGTACTGCTGCGAGGCGCGACCCCGACAGGCTCATGCTAACATGATTCTCGTCAAGGCGCTACATATTAGACCTGATCTTCATCTACCTGCTTTGGAATGTTGTTTAAAA GTGTCCATTTTACCTCTACGGTTGCATTTAGATCAAGATACGCTTGTCTTTATGACTGATTTTTTTGCTGCCATGTCCGAAGTAGGGTGTCATGACG AAGAGGGAGGAAGATCCGCTATGAATGGACCGATTCCAGTTCCTATAATGGGTTTAGCAACAGATGTTGTTTCGCCAGGCACTTACCCGAGAGAATTTACCCACCAGCGGGAATCAGTTAGCACCGTGGATTGCAATGATCTGTCAACTTCCCCGCCAGTGTATTTCAGATCGTTTACCTTTTCACCCGATGTGTTGATCCGATTTGACTACCACGGTAAAGGGGTGGACCTTAGTCAAGGGCCCTCCTTTTCTGGACTTTTAGTCGGGCTTGGGCAATTGAATTGCTCACAGTTAACTCTTAAACGACTTTCCCATCGGCACGG GCTTCTCGGAATTCATAAATTGATCGCGTTTGCTCTAAACGAATGGTTGATGGATATCAAGAAAAACCAGCTTCCATCAATAATGGCAGGTGTGGGACCAATGCATTCAATAGTTCAGTTAG ttcaaGGAATTCGCGATCTTTTCTGGCTACCAGTAGAACAGTTTCAAAAAGATGGGAGAATTGTTCGTGGACTGCAACGAGGTGCTAATGCTTTCAGTACATCTGCTGCATTAGCGATTCTGGAGTTGACTTCTCGTGTAGTACAAACCTTACAG AGCGCTGCGGAAACTGCTTATGATGTGGTTTCACCGGGACCCAGCGTGAGAAGATCCCGGACAGGGTCACGGGGTCGACGTCGAAGGCAAGTTCAACCTGTGGATATTCGCGATGGAGTAGCCAAAGCCTATCAAGTCGTCAAGGAA GGTTTAGGAGAAACTGCCCAAACCTTAGTTCGTGTCGCAAATGAAGAGGCAGAGCAAAAAGGGATGACGGGAGCTGTAGGTGGAGTTCTTCGACAGATCCCTCCCATTGTAGTCAAACCTATAATTCTAGCAACTGAGGCTACTTTCAATGTGATTGGTGGCGTTCAAAGCCAGCTGATGCCTGATACGCGAAAGGAAGCTTGTGACAAATGGAGACGAGATGATTAA